In one Curtobacterium citreum genomic region, the following are encoded:
- a CDS encoding BMP family lipoprotein: MTSRTRQVLLSGLALAGTVAVLAGCSAAPSETATSKKSDFRPCMVSDAGGFDDKSFNQLGFEGMKDAAADLGATYKSAESKDATVYDSNIQQLVGQNCNLIVTVGFNLADATKKQAAANPDTDFAIIDDNSIDAKNVKPITFDTSQAAFLAGYAAASYSKSGVVGTFGGMQIPTVTIFMDGFADGVKYYNEQKKKDVKVVGWDVDSQKGSFTGGFDAGTQAKAVAQTLLDQNADVILPVGGPIYQSAAEAIKDANNGSVLIGADSDLYEADPRYKDIAFTSVEKGMRPAVKDVVEQAADGKYSNTPYVGTLKNDGVGIAPFHDYSSKVDSGLQGELDKIKSGIIDGSITVETKATVK; this comes from the coding sequence GTGACATCTCGTACCCGCCAGGTCCTGCTCAGCGGCCTCGCCCTCGCCGGCACCGTGGCAGTCCTCGCCGGCTGCTCGGCCGCCCCGTCCGAAACCGCGACGTCGAAGAAGAGCGACTTCCGCCCCTGCATGGTCTCCGACGCCGGTGGCTTCGACGACAAGTCGTTCAACCAGCTCGGCTTCGAGGGCATGAAGGACGCCGCGGCCGACCTCGGTGCGACGTACAAGTCGGCCGAGTCGAAGGACGCGACGGTCTACGACTCGAACATCCAGCAGCTCGTCGGCCAGAACTGCAACCTCATCGTCACCGTCGGCTTCAACCTCGCCGACGCCACGAAGAAGCAGGCCGCCGCGAACCCCGACACCGACTTCGCGATCATCGACGACAACTCGATCGACGCCAAGAACGTCAAGCCGATCACGTTCGACACCTCGCAGGCGGCGTTCCTCGCCGGCTACGCGGCCGCGTCGTACTCGAAGTCCGGCGTCGTCGGCACCTTCGGCGGCATGCAGATCCCGACCGTCACCATCTTCATGGACGGCTTCGCGGACGGCGTGAAGTACTACAACGAGCAGAAGAAGAAGGACGTCAAGGTCGTCGGCTGGGACGTCGACAGCCAGAAGGGCTCCTTCACCGGTGGCTTCGACGCCGGCACGCAGGCGAAGGCCGTGGCGCAGACGCTCCTCGACCAGAACGCCGACGTGATCCTGCCCGTCGGTGGCCCGATCTACCAGTCGGCTGCCGAGGCGATCAAGGACGCGAACAACGGTTCGGTCCTGATCGGTGCGGACAGCGACCTGTACGAGGCCGACCCGCGCTACAAGGACATCGCGTTCACGTCCGTCGAGAAGGGCATGCGCCCGGCCGTCAAGGACGTCGTCGAGCAGGCCGCGGACGGCAAGTACTCGAACACCCCGTACGTCGGCACCCTGAAGAACGACGGTGTCGGCATCGCGCCGTTCCACGACTACTCGTCGAAGGTCGACTCCGGCCTGCAGGGCGAGCTGGACAAGATCAAGTCGGGCATCATCGACGGCTCGATCACGGTCGAGACCAAGGCGACCGTCAAGTAG